From the Gallaecimonas kandeliae genome, one window contains:
- a CDS encoding MG2 domain-containing protein, with product MRALLFQLFGSPQWQAPPWWQWCRAHKGKALAGLLALLLMAAAAWGGWYWYQHRPQPQLLHFSVEAPALTDYHKDKAVVAPLTLAFSASVAPLDAIGKPVSAGVSLSPALNGQWHWASDKHLQFQPDGDWPVGQAFSVQLDEGKLLAKGIQLDRDKAGFETAPFSAAIQEARLYQDPRHPEIQQLVATLAFSHPVDTASVQPRLSLLLGPGLSYQGSTAPELSFDDKHLFAYLHSAPLAMPLDSTRISLEMDKGIRAAAGGNEAGKASQAVAVPGRYQLSFDGAEIHFAINDNQQAEPVLTMESSKGVSDQALQGKVHAWLLPKKNPKGDDYWYEENTSEAVLAQSLPLELTQIPGAEGLNQLHSFKFKAPVGRYLAVRVDKQVEGQGGYLSRQASFSVLRMPEYPQALQFLGDGALLSLKGDRRLGYLARGVGKVQLEVAQLLPGQLAQLVDQRNGSFAKPNLDNQAFDRLVTRTLIKQALPVADPGQTQYGSLDLGPFLKDRRGIFVVKLTPAAEKDDQTFDYYQSEAHDLRFLVVTDLGILAKRSRDGSQDLFVQSLASGQPVAGAQVAVIGRNGQPVAEAQTDDQGHARFAKLDQLRREKTPLLYRVEKDGDLSFLPIGDWRRHLDLSRFDTGGAGESDDPKALGAYLFTDRGLYRPGETVHIASLVKGQDWATPLEGLPVKLTVLDPRGLKVLDRTFQLDGSGFSSLDFTSGEVAPAGDYQARLSLIRDKHRLTLLGSVGFKVRDFEPDRIKVRLALAGADKTGGHPPIGWLKPAEVQALVQAEQLFGGPAGKRRVTGEMLLSPTDIGFPLWPGYRFGVQGKLKESFRDQLADAETDDKGQAQLQLALDRFEGSTYKLHLLARVMEAGSGRGVSAQAEALVSNAELLLGYKADGDLGFIAKGGERHVRLQAVGQDLKGVATAVQAERIERRWVSVLIKQQDGSYRYESRRKDISLGSQPLALAADGLDLALDTQAPGDHRLRFSDAQGRQLGQLDYSVAGKGNASRALDRNAELNLKLDKGQYQPGDDIQVAIQAPYSGAGLITIERDKVYAFKWFKMDGTRSVQQIRLPAGIEGNAYVNVQFLRAPDSDQIFMSPLSYAVAPFQVDLGARRQALALTAPAQLQPGQTLDLDLDLPQAGKVLVFGVDEGILQVARYQAPDPLGHFFAKKALSVDSSQILDLLLPDLKLLMRSAAPGGDAAALLAANLNPFKRKHAAPVVYWSGIQQLAAGHHRFQYPVPDSFNGKLHLFAVSVAPNSMGATQGAVQVKGPLVLSPNAPTFLAPGDQSQVALGLYNTQDKPLQVALLLEASPGLKLLDGAQRQLTIAPGQEARARFQVQATASLGEARLHWTASTGQGGFQRTETLSVRPASPYRTALRTGMLEDDQQQLAPQRDLYAPFAKQEAGLAASPLLWAQGLKAYLGHYPHACTEQLVSKAVPAIFLGTAADNQASFEQLLDQLRSRQNGDGGFGLWAANPVVEPMVALYVVDMLLDARQQGYPVPQDMLDRADSYLSGLSNGPSDGLAELRERAYGAYLLARQGVRVSGALADIRERLQRRYPKNWQADIASAWLAASFTLMQQQELAQPLWDAQQWQLLSDKPQRLGVYLGPLVHDAQLLTLLARHAPQRLAKLPEALLPKMGQWLSDQNYSSLSAGTLIRALSTYGDRAQSGNLALSAQVKSAWQALALPLAALPAGTDQLKLEKSGQAPAFYLVTEAGFDKTPPAPFSQGLEVSRDYLDLAGKPLAQVKLGQEFLVRLRLRATALDSLAQVAITDLLPGGVEPVPRDAGDDFHGWQPPVGVAKLSDWRPQWLNLREDRLVLYGTASRDAATFVYKVRATNVGRYLVPPPYAQGLYDPRQQALGQGGELVIVAP from the coding sequence ATGCGTGCACTGTTATTCCAGCTTTTCGGCTCACCCCAATGGCAGGCGCCGCCCTGGTGGCAATGGTGCCGGGCCCACAAGGGCAAGGCCCTGGCCGGCCTGCTGGCGTTGCTGCTGATGGCGGCCGCCGCCTGGGGCGGCTGGTACTGGTACCAGCACAGGCCCCAGCCGCAGTTGCTGCATTTCAGCGTCGAAGCACCAGCCCTTACCGACTACCACAAGGACAAGGCCGTGGTGGCGCCCCTGACCCTGGCCTTCAGCGCGTCGGTGGCGCCCCTGGACGCCATCGGCAAGCCGGTCAGCGCCGGCGTCAGCCTGAGCCCGGCCCTCAACGGCCAATGGCACTGGGCCAGCGACAAGCACCTGCAGTTCCAGCCCGACGGCGACTGGCCCGTGGGCCAGGCCTTCAGCGTCCAGCTCGATGAAGGCAAGCTGCTGGCCAAGGGCATCCAACTGGACAGGGACAAGGCCGGCTTCGAGACGGCCCCCTTCAGCGCCGCCATCCAGGAGGCCCGCCTCTACCAGGATCCCCGCCACCCCGAGATCCAGCAGCTGGTGGCCACCCTCGCCTTCAGCCACCCTGTCGACACCGCCAGCGTCCAACCCAGGCTGTCGCTGCTGCTGGGCCCAGGCCTGAGCTACCAGGGCAGCACCGCCCCCGAACTCAGCTTCGACGACAAGCACCTCTTCGCCTACCTGCATTCGGCGCCCCTGGCCATGCCCCTGGACAGCACCCGGATCAGCCTGGAAATGGACAAGGGGATCCGCGCCGCCGCCGGCGGCAACGAAGCCGGCAAGGCCAGCCAGGCGGTGGCGGTGCCGGGCCGCTACCAACTCAGCTTCGATGGCGCCGAGATCCATTTCGCCATCAACGACAACCAGCAGGCCGAGCCGGTGCTGACCATGGAAAGCTCCAAGGGAGTCAGCGACCAGGCCCTGCAAGGCAAGGTCCACGCCTGGCTGCTGCCCAAGAAGAACCCCAAGGGCGACGACTACTGGTACGAGGAAAACACCAGCGAGGCGGTGCTGGCCCAGTCCCTGCCCCTGGAGCTGACCCAGATCCCGGGCGCCGAGGGGCTCAACCAGCTGCACAGCTTCAAGTTCAAGGCCCCGGTGGGCCGTTACCTGGCGGTGCGGGTGGACAAGCAGGTGGAAGGCCAGGGGGGCTACCTGTCCCGCCAGGCCAGCTTCTCGGTGCTGCGCATGCCGGAATACCCCCAGGCCCTGCAATTCCTGGGGGACGGCGCCCTGTTGAGCCTCAAGGGTGACCGCCGGCTGGGTTACCTGGCCAGGGGCGTCGGCAAGGTGCAACTGGAGGTGGCCCAGCTGCTGCCAGGCCAGCTGGCCCAGCTGGTGGACCAGCGCAACGGCAGCTTCGCCAAGCCCAACCTCGACAACCAGGCCTTCGACCGCCTGGTGACCCGCACCCTCATCAAGCAGGCCCTGCCGGTGGCCGACCCCGGCCAGACCCAGTACGGCAGCCTGGATCTCGGCCCCTTCCTCAAGGACAGGCGCGGCATCTTCGTGGTCAAGCTGACCCCCGCCGCCGAGAAGGACGACCAGACCTTCGATTACTACCAGAGCGAGGCCCATGACCTGCGCTTCCTGGTGGTGACCGATCTCGGCATCCTCGCCAAACGCAGCCGCGACGGCAGCCAGGACCTCTTCGTGCAGTCCCTGGCCAGCGGCCAGCCCGTGGCCGGGGCCCAGGTGGCGGTGATCGGCCGCAACGGCCAGCCGGTGGCCGAGGCCCAGACCGACGACCAGGGCCATGCCCGCTTTGCCAAGCTGGACCAGCTGCGCCGGGAAAAGACGCCCCTGCTCTACCGGGTGGAGAAGGACGGCGACCTCTCCTTCCTGCCCATTGGGGACTGGCGCCGCCACCTGGACCTGTCCCGCTTCGACACCGGCGGCGCCGGCGAGAGCGACGATCCCAAGGCTCTGGGGGCCTACCTCTTCACCGACCGCGGCCTCTACCGGCCGGGCGAGACAGTCCACATCGCCAGCCTGGTCAAGGGCCAGGACTGGGCGACGCCCCTGGAAGGGCTGCCGGTCAAGCTCACAGTCCTGGACCCCCGCGGCCTCAAGGTGCTGGACCGCACCTTCCAGTTGGACGGCAGCGGCTTTTCCAGCCTGGATTTTACCAGCGGCGAAGTGGCCCCGGCCGGCGACTACCAGGCCAGGCTGTCCCTCATTCGCGACAAGCACCGCCTGACCCTGCTGGGCAGCGTCGGCTTCAAGGTGCGGGACTTCGAGCCCGACCGCATCAAGGTGCGGCTGGCACTGGCCGGGGCCGACAAAACCGGCGGCCATCCGCCCATCGGCTGGCTGAAGCCGGCCGAGGTCCAGGCCCTGGTGCAGGCCGAACAGCTGTTCGGCGGCCCGGCCGGCAAGCGCCGGGTCACGGGGGAGATGCTGCTGTCGCCCACCGACATCGGCTTCCCCCTGTGGCCCGGCTACCGCTTCGGGGTCCAGGGCAAGCTCAAGGAGTCCTTCCGTGACCAGCTGGCGGACGCCGAAACCGACGATAAGGGCCAGGCCCAGCTGCAACTGGCCCTGGACCGCTTCGAGGGCAGCACCTACAAGCTGCACCTGCTGGCCAGGGTCATGGAGGCAGGTTCTGGCCGGGGGGTCAGCGCCCAGGCCGAGGCCCTGGTGTCCAACGCCGAACTGCTGCTGGGCTACAAGGCCGACGGCGACCTCGGCTTCATCGCCAAGGGCGGCGAACGCCACGTCAGGCTGCAGGCCGTGGGCCAGGACCTCAAGGGCGTCGCCACCGCCGTCCAGGCCGAGCGCATCGAGCGGCGCTGGGTGTCGGTGCTGATCAAGCAGCAGGACGGCAGCTACCGCTACGAGTCCCGCCGCAAGGACATCAGCCTGGGTAGCCAGCCGTTGGCCCTGGCCGCCGATGGCCTGGACCTGGCCCTGGACACCCAGGCCCCCGGGGATCACCGCCTGCGCTTCAGCGACGCCCAGGGCCGCCAGCTCGGCCAGCTGGACTACAGCGTCGCCGGCAAGGGCAACGCCAGCCGCGCCCTGGACCGCAACGCCGAGCTGAACCTCAAGCTGGACAAGGGCCAGTACCAGCCCGGTGACGACATCCAGGTCGCCATCCAGGCGCCTTACAGCGGCGCCGGCCTCATCACCATAGAGCGGGACAAGGTCTACGCCTTCAAGTGGTTCAAGATGGACGGCACCCGCTCGGTGCAGCAGATCCGCCTGCCGGCCGGCATAGAGGGCAACGCCTATGTGAACGTGCAGTTCCTGCGCGCCCCCGACTCCGACCAGATCTTCATGAGCCCCCTGTCCTACGCCGTGGCCCCCTTCCAGGTGGACCTCGGCGCGCGCCGCCAGGCCCTGGCGCTGACGGCCCCGGCCCAGCTCCAGCCCGGCCAGACGCTGGACCTGGACCTGGATCTGCCCCAGGCCGGCAAGGTGCTGGTGTTCGGGGTGGACGAGGGCATCCTGCAGGTGGCCCGCTACCAGGCCCCGGATCCCCTGGGCCACTTCTTCGCCAAGAAGGCGCTGTCGGTGGACTCCAGCCAGATCCTCGACCTGCTGCTGCCCGACCTCAAGCTCCTGATGCGCAGCGCCGCCCCCGGCGGTGACGCAGCCGCCCTGCTGGCCGCCAACCTCAACCCCTTCAAGCGCAAGCACGCCGCCCCCGTGGTCTACTGGTCCGGCATCCAGCAGTTGGCGGCAGGGCATCACCGGTTCCAGTATCCCGTGCCGGACAGCTTCAACGGCAAGCTGCACCTCTTCGCCGTCAGCGTCGCCCCAAACAGCATGGGCGCCACCCAGGGCGCCGTGCAGGTCAAGGGCCCCCTGGTGCTGAGCCCCAACGCCCCGACCTTCCTGGCCCCGGGCGACCAGAGCCAGGTGGCCCTGGGCCTCTACAACACCCAGGACAAGCCGCTGCAGGTGGCGCTGCTGCTGGAGGCGAGCCCCGGCCTCAAGCTGCTGGACGGCGCCCAGCGCCAGCTGACCATAGCCCCTGGCCAGGAGGCAAGGGCCCGCTTCCAGGTGCAGGCCACGGCCAGCCTCGGCGAGGCCAGGCTGCATTGGACGGCCAGCACAGGCCAGGGCGGCTTCCAGCGCACCGAGACCCTCTCGGTCAGGCCCGCCAGCCCCTACAGGACGGCCCTGCGCACCGGCATGCTGGAGGACGACCAGCAGCAGTTGGCGCCCCAGCGCGACCTCTACGCCCCCTTCGCCAAGCAGGAGGCGGGGCTGGCCGCCAGCCCGCTGCTCTGGGCCCAGGGCCTCAAGGCCTACCTGGGCCACTACCCCCACGCCTGCACCGAGCAGCTGGTGTCCAAGGCGGTGCCGGCCATCTTCCTCGGCACGGCGGCGGACAACCAGGCCAGCTTCGAGCAGCTGCTCGACCAGCTGCGCAGCCGCCAGAACGGCGACGGCGGCTTCGGCCTCTGGGCCGCCAATCCCGTCGTTGAGCCCATGGTGGCCCTCTACGTGGTGGACATGCTGCTGGACGCCCGCCAGCAGGGCTACCCGGTGCCCCAGGACATGCTGGACAGGGCCGACAGCTACCTGTCCGGCCTCAGCAACGGCCCCAGCGACGGCCTGGCGGAACTACGGGAGCGGGCCTACGGCGCCTACCTGCTGGCCCGCCAGGGGGTCAGGGTCAGCGGCGCCCTGGCCGACATCCGCGAACGGTTGCAGCGCCGTTACCCCAAGAACTGGCAGGCCGACATCGCCAGCGCCTGGCTGGCCGCCAGCTTCACCTTGATGCAGCAGCAGGAACTGGCCCAGCCCCTCTGGGACGCCCAGCAATGGCAGTTGCTCAGCGACAAGCCACAGCGCCTCGGCGTCTACCTGGGCCCCCTGGTCCACGACGCCCAGCTGCTGACCCTGCTGGCCCGCCACGCCCCACAGCGCCTGGCCAAGCTGCCGGAGGCGCTGCTGCCGAAGATGGGCCAGTGGCTGAGCGACCAGAACTACAGCTCCCTGTCCGCCGGCACCCTGATCCGGGCACTCAGCACCTACGGCGACAGGGCCCAGAGCGGCAACCTGGCCCTGAGCGCCCAGGTCAAAAGTGCCTGGCAGGCCCTGGCCCTGCCCCTGGCGGCCCTGCCGGCCGGCACCGACCAGCTGAAATTGGAGAAGAGCGGCCAGGCCCCGGCCTTCTACCTGGTCACGGAGGCGGGCTTCGACAAAACGCCCCCGGCCCCCTTTAGCCAAGGCCTGGAGGTGAGCCGCGACTATCTGGACCTGGCCGGCAAGCCCCTGGCCCAGGTCAAGCTGGGCCAGGAATTCCTGGTGCGGCTGCGGCTGCGGGCCACGGCCCTGGACAGCCTGGCCCAGGTGGCCATCACCGACCTGCTGCCCGGCGGCGTGGAGCCGGTGCCGCGGGACGCCGGCGACGACTTCCACGGCTGGCAGCCGCCGGTGGGGGTCGCCAAGCTCAGCGACTGGCGGCCCCAGTGGCTCAACCTGCGGGAAGACAGGCTGGTGCTCTACGGCACGGCCAGCCGCGACGCCGCCACCTTCGTCTACAAGGTGCGGGCCACCAACGTCGGCCGTTACCTGGTGCCGCCGCCCTATGCCCAGGGCCTCTACGATCCCCGCCAGCAGGCCCTGGGCCAGGGTGGTGAACTGGTGATAGTGGCGCCATGA
- the pbpC gene encoding penicillin-binding protein 1C — MRRRYLALAALAALLLGLRLSAPPLSAASPGSREVLAADGSLLRLTLAADGQYRLWQPLAGIAPAMVQAMLLKEDRYFRWHPGINPVALGRAALATYIGGDRQGASTLTMQLARRLYGINSRTVPGKLEQMLAALWLEARYSKRALLEAYLNLAPMGGNVEGVEAAARIYFHKGARDLSLNEALSLAVMPQSPARRARFGNDFQAARDRLARLWLDSYPQDPKGQGLLALTALGHDRGALPFAAPHFSRYLLAGSDQAVIHSTLDSRLQALLERRLRSYLAGKADLGIKNAAALLIDSRDQAVKAWVGSADFFDPGIQGQVDGVLARRSPGSTLKPFLYGLALDQGLIHPLSILKDAPTAFGDFEPENFDHRFMGPVSAHDALIRSRNVPAVWLAGQLEDPDLYGLLRQAGIQGLKGRNHYGLALALGGGELSMAELGRLYLMLASHGAHYPLRSRQDQPVSPPSPQLLSPAASFLVLDMLKDNPRADGLPKGNWTVSWKTGTSWGFHDAWSAGVTGPYVLVVWVGNFDATPNPAFVGVQAAGPLFFALSDALQASLPATADRPRLPPQTVKKVKICAASGELPNPWCPRVVDGWFIPGISPVKVSTLHRPVWVDNKTGQAACPPHDLKAQHQEVFAFWPSDLAALFAAAGLPRKAPPPLPASCSGNGLAQAGTSAPSAAPQIRSPLKGVSYRLRQPKDSIPLRADAGPQVKALYWFAGRSFLGKTAPGQTLEWRPQHSGHYPLSVSDDQGQGASRELEVSLQP; from the coding sequence ATGAGGCGCCGCTACCTGGCTCTCGCCGCCCTGGCGGCCTTGCTGCTGGGGCTGAGGTTGTCGGCGCCGCCCCTTTCCGCCGCCTCCCCCGGCTCCCGAGAGGTGCTGGCGGCGGACGGCAGCCTGCTGCGCCTGACCCTGGCCGCCGACGGCCAATACCGGCTCTGGCAGCCCCTGGCAGGGATAGCCCCGGCCATGGTCCAGGCCATGCTGCTCAAGGAAGACCGCTACTTCCGCTGGCACCCTGGCATCAATCCCGTAGCCCTGGGCCGGGCGGCCCTGGCCACCTACATCGGCGGCGACCGCCAGGGCGCCTCCACCCTGACCATGCAGCTGGCCAGGCGACTCTACGGCATCAACAGCAGGACGGTGCCGGGCAAGCTCGAGCAGATGCTGGCCGCCCTCTGGCTGGAGGCCCGCTATTCCAAGCGGGCCCTGCTGGAGGCCTACCTCAACCTGGCCCCCATGGGCGGCAACGTCGAAGGAGTGGAAGCCGCCGCCCGCATCTACTTCCATAAAGGTGCCCGGGACTTGTCCCTCAACGAGGCCCTGAGCCTGGCGGTGATGCCCCAGAGCCCGGCCCGCCGGGCCCGTTTCGGCAACGACTTCCAGGCTGCCCGCGACCGCCTGGCCAGGCTCTGGCTGGACAGCTACCCCCAGGACCCCAAGGGCCAGGGCCTGCTGGCCCTCACCGCCCTGGGCCATGACCGCGGCGCCTTGCCCTTCGCGGCCCCCCACTTCAGCCGCTACCTGCTGGCCGGCAGCGACCAGGCCGTCATCCACAGCACCCTCGACAGCCGCCTCCAGGCCCTGCTCGAGCGGCGGCTGCGCAGCTACCTGGCCGGCAAGGCGGACCTTGGCATCAAGAACGCAGCCGCCCTGCTGATCGACAGCCGCGACCAGGCCGTCAAGGCCTGGGTCGGCTCGGCGGATTTCTTCGACCCGGGCATCCAGGGCCAGGTGGACGGGGTGCTGGCCCGGCGTTCACCGGGCTCCACCTTGAAACCCTTCCTCTACGGCCTGGCCTTGGACCAGGGGCTTATCCACCCCTTGAGCATCCTCAAGGACGCCCCCACCGCCTTCGGCGACTTCGAACCGGAGAACTTCGACCATCGCTTCATGGGCCCGGTCAGCGCCCACGACGCCCTGATCCGCAGCCGCAACGTGCCGGCGGTCTGGCTGGCCGGCCAGTTGGAAGACCCAGACCTCTACGGCCTGCTGCGCCAGGCCGGCATCCAGGGCCTTAAAGGCAGGAACCACTACGGCCTGGCCCTGGCCCTGGGCGGCGGCGAGCTGAGCATGGCGGAGCTGGGCCGCCTCTACCTGATGCTGGCCAGCCATGGCGCCCACTACCCCCTGCGCAGCCGCCAGGACCAGCCCGTCAGCCCGCCCAGCCCACAGCTGCTGAGCCCGGCCGCCAGCTTCCTGGTGCTGGACATGCTCAAAGACAACCCCCGCGCCGACGGCCTGCCCAAGGGCAACTGGACGGTATCCTGGAAGACGGGCACCTCCTGGGGCTTCCACGACGCCTGGAGCGCCGGCGTCACAGGCCCCTATGTGCTGGTGGTCTGGGTGGGCAACTTCGACGCCACCCCCAACCCCGCCTTCGTGGGGGTGCAGGCGGCGGGGCCGCTGTTCTTCGCCCTGAGCGACGCCCTCCAGGCCAGCCTGCCGGCCACGGCGGACAGGCCCCGCCTGCCGCCCCAAACCGTGAAGAAAGTGAAGATCTGCGCCGCCTCGGGCGAGCTGCCCAACCCCTGGTGCCCCAGGGTGGTGGACGGCTGGTTCATCCCGGGCATCTCCCCGGTCAAGGTCTCGACCCTGCACAGGCCGGTCTGGGTGGACAACAAGACAGGCCAGGCCGCCTGCCCGCCCCATGACCTAAAGGCCCAACACCAGGAGGTGTTCGCCTTCTGGCCCTCGGATCTGGCCGCCCTCTTTGCAGCGGCCGGACTGCCCCGCAAGGCACCGCCGCCCCTGCCCGCTTCCTGCTCGGGGAATGGCCTCGCCCAGGCCGGCACCTCAGCCCCTTCGGCCGCCCCCCAGATCCGCTCGCCCCTCAAAGGAGTCAGCTACCGGCTGCGCCAGCCCAAGGACAGCATCCCGCTGCGGGCCGACGCCGGCCCCCAGGTCAAGGCGCTCTACTGGTTCGCCGGCCGCAGTTTCCTGGGCAAGACGGCCCCCGGCCAGACGTTGGAATGGCGGCCCCAGCACTCGGGCCACTACCCCCTCTCGGTCAGCGATGACCAGGGCCAAGGCGCCAGCCGCGAGCTGGAGGTCAGCCTCCAACCTTGA
- a CDS encoding carboxypeptidase-like regulatory domain-containing protein — MKTIRKALPCLIAALLLGGCGGGGGGTEPAKAIPNQAPSIQLTDLTVTERASAQLTATASDSDGSVAKYAWTQVSGPQVTLAGTDTASLGFTAPDLDEDAQLVFSLTVTDDKGATSTATSTVTVKAIKHELALSGLAYDGPLPGATITLTISGRDAPLTTTADNDGNFHFSLQLDEKEDGALLSLEAKSASNAKAVLSSWLGKAQDLLAQGSSLDTQQQPRLAVTQLSTALDGLLTTKLGHAPASQAEYDQAKSQLDALHWINLAALIKAVVDKGAALPSGVTDTRDLALHVFEHQDWVDQQTSQAGFSDMVDAMLADSQVLPTQTMAPPASMTQFDKAQALNSNANWHWAADGTGQLTEVDIPTPAPFTWQAENGSWVATFSGQAMERSYDVGDSTHTQWLTKASLRPIALSNGQLLVVEESWMHWEEVSHPSGGTPQTTNGDDHFIYTSWYLTDDAVQPLAVSAPTTLGLPLPALEQSSTLVHGDQNFDYNSVLQHYSAQFQFNADGTGLRLDNQAPFQWQQGDQGLQLFWGDQSQWRFGQLRSDNNLVRVTSELGGQVMPLLVKQDWPAGTFDKTVFMAYRRDALNSPRSYYWFEFHSDGTATANWADDYDENGLTQSDYGSMPMFWTLEEGRLHMVRYRNKSTGRTCTDLQDPDCVIYNNRYLTFGGEHDGSWTVELDNSYHYSLNAEPELHSIDIRQFDVLQAPPIDVSKLPN; from the coding sequence ATGAAAACCATAAGGAAAGCCCTTCCCTGCCTGATCGCTGCCCTGTTGCTGGGAGGTTGCGGCGGAGGTGGCGGCGGCACAGAGCCGGCCAAGGCTATCCCCAACCAGGCCCCCAGCATCCAGCTGACCGACCTGACCGTCACCGAGCGGGCCAGTGCCCAGCTGACCGCCACGGCCAGTGACAGCGACGGCAGCGTCGCCAAGTACGCCTGGACCCAGGTCTCTGGCCCCCAGGTGACCCTAGCCGGCACCGACACCGCCAGCCTCGGCTTCACGGCCCCGGACCTCGACGAGGACGCCCAGTTGGTGTTCAGCCTGACCGTCACCGACGACAAGGGCGCCACCAGCACCGCCACCAGCACAGTGACCGTCAAGGCCATCAAGCATGAGCTGGCCCTCTCCGGCCTGGCCTACGACGGCCCCCTGCCGGGCGCCACCATCACCCTGACGATCTCGGGCCGCGACGCGCCCCTGACCACCACCGCCGACAACGACGGCAACTTCCACTTCTCGCTGCAGTTGGACGAAAAGGAAGACGGCGCCCTGCTGAGCCTCGAGGCCAAAAGCGCCAGCAACGCCAAGGCCGTACTCAGCTCCTGGCTGGGTAAGGCCCAGGACCTGCTGGCCCAGGGCAGCAGCCTGGATACCCAGCAGCAGCCGCGCCTCGCCGTGACCCAGCTGAGTACGGCCCTGGACGGCCTGCTCACCACCAAGCTGGGCCATGCCCCCGCCAGCCAAGCGGAGTATGATCAGGCCAAGAGCCAGCTGGACGCCCTCCACTGGATCAACCTGGCGGCCCTGATCAAGGCGGTGGTGGACAAGGGCGCCGCCCTGCCCAGCGGCGTCACCGACACCCGTGATCTGGCCCTGCACGTCTTCGAGCACCAGGATTGGGTGGACCAGCAGACCAGCCAGGCCGGTTTCAGCGACATGGTGGACGCCATGCTGGCCGACAGCCAGGTCCTGCCAACCCAGACCATGGCCCCGCCGGCCAGCATGACCCAGTTCGACAAGGCCCAGGCCCTGAACTCCAACGCCAACTGGCATTGGGCGGCAGACGGCACCGGCCAGCTCACCGAGGTCGACATCCCGACACCGGCCCCCTTCACCTGGCAGGCCGAGAACGGCAGCTGGGTGGCGACCTTCAGCGGCCAGGCCATGGAGCGGAGCTATGACGTAGGGGACAGCACCCATACCCAGTGGCTGACCAAGGCCAGCCTCAGGCCCATAGCCCTGAGCAACGGCCAGCTGCTGGTGGTGGAAGAAAGCTGGATGCATTGGGAGGAGGTCAGCCACCCCAGCGGCGGCACGCCCCAGACCACCAATGGCGACGATCACTTCATCTACACCAGCTGGTACCTGACCGACGACGCCGTCCAGCCCCTGGCCGTCTCGGCCCCCACCACCCTGGGCCTGCCGCTGCCGGCCTTGGAGCAGAGCAGCACCCTGGTCCATGGCGACCAGAACTTCGACTACAACAGCGTCCTGCAGCACTACAGTGCCCAGTTCCAGTTCAACGCCGACGGTACCGGCCTGCGCCTCGACAACCAGGCCCCCTTCCAGTGGCAGCAGGGCGACCAGGGCCTGCAACTGTTCTGGGGCGACCAGAGCCAGTGGCGCTTTGGCCAGCTGCGTTCGGACAACAACCTGGTCAGGGTGACGTCCGAACTGGGCGGCCAGGTGATGCCGCTGCTGGTCAAGCAGGATTGGCCGGCCGGGACCTTCGACAAGACGGTCTTCATGGCCTATCGCCGCGACGCCCTCAACTCCCCTCGCAGCTACTACTGGTTCGAGTTCCACAGCGACGGCACAGCCACCGCCAATTGGGCCGACGACTACGACGAGAACGGCCTGACCCAGTCCGATTACGGCTCAATGCCCATGTTCTGGACCCTGGAGGAAGGCAGGCTGCACATGGTCCGCTACCGCAACAAGTCCACCGGCCGGACCTGCACCGACCTCCAGGATCCCGACTGCGTCATCTACAACAACCGCTACCTCACCTTTGGCGGCGAGCATGACGGCTCCTGGACCGTGGAGCTGGACAACAGCTA